CGAAGGCCAGGCGGCGGCCGGCGTGATGAAGCCGTCGCAGGGCTACGATGTGCACGTGCTCGCGCCTCATCTGGTGGATGGCAAGCAGATGGGGCCTTACCATCACTATTGCAAGGTACATGCCCCGGACCCGATCATCGTCTGCCTCATCTACGACGAGGCCGAGCCCAATGCCCTGCTCTCGCAGGTGGAGTGGATCTACGCCAAGAAGCTCACCCGCAACCAGGTCAGCCTCAAGGACTGGAACAGGAACTGGCACGACCACCAGATCGAGATCTCCGGCGGCCGGGTGA
Above is a window of Terriglobales bacterium DNA encoding:
- a CDS encoding DUF1264 domain-containing protein, which codes for MRKILFLGLVAACALAVYAQQHGMAPKIEGQAAAGVMKPSQGYDVHVLAPHLVDGKQMGPYHHYCKVHAPDPIIVCLIYDEAEPNALLSQVEWIYAKKLTRNQVSLKDWNRNWHDHQIEISGGRVKVLDMPEADAKKVAELVSTTDVLIYNFYFDGKVPNGKMSIAQAVGHKPMTEAEWKSYEKK